The window AGGGTACTTCGACAGCAGCGCCGCCAGTTCCGCCTCCCGGCCCGGCACGTAATCGGCCTCGATACCGAGCCTGACCGGCAGATCTGGGTTGGCCGCCCGCAGGGCCAGGACGTCGTCCACGTACTGCGGCAGTTCGGATTCGGTCATAGCCAGGGCGGGGGGGCGCCGTTGGAGAGGGCAAAAATACAGCGGAATGTGGTCGGCGAACCCGATTTCACGCAAACCACGCTCCCGGGCCGCCCGGACATAGTCGGCCATCCGGCCCCGGGCATGCCCGCAACGGAAAGTGTGAAGGTGATAGTCAATCGGCAACGTTCATCAAAACCCCTCTACCGGCGCAGTCCCCGCACCGCCGGAGCGTACCACTTCCGAAACACCGGCCGTTAACCGGTAAATCCTTTCCGCCAGTGCCACTGTCAGTGTCCCGGCGCCGCAACTCGGGGTGATCAGGCATTGCCGCCGGAGCCTGTCCGCGGGGATCCCCCGGTCGGAAAGCTCTTTCCAGTGTGCTTCCAACATGGCGGTCAGGCTCTCCACGGTTTCCGTCTCCACCCGGTCCGAGGTGGGCACTATTCCCCAGGCCACGACCCCGCCTCGAGCCAGAAAGGCATCAAGTTCCGCACGGTAAGGCAGGAGGGAATCGAAGTACCCGTACGCGTCCAGGCTCAGCACCTCGGCGCCGGTGTCCATCAGGATGCTCCAGTCGACAGCCGCGCACGAGTGGATAGCGGCCTTCGCCCCCACGGCCCGAATGCCGGCGACGACCGCTTCCAGGTCTTCCACAATCATCTCGCGGGTCACCGTAATGTACGTCGACTGCCCGTAGATGCTCACCCCCGGCTCGTCCACGAAGACCAGCACCTTGCCGCCGCTCCCGCCGAGCGCTTCCGCCTGCCAGCGGCCCTGGAACGCCAGGTTTTTGACCACCAGGTCGCGCAATTGCTCGTCATAGTAAGCGGGACGGCCCCCGGCGTCGGTTAGTTGAAAAGCGGCGGTCAGCGGCCCGACGACCTGTCCCTTCACAAAAGCGGCCGGTCCGGCCGGGGCTCGTTCCAGGAAGGCGTAGAATCCCGAGGCCGCCTCCCGCGGGATGGCGAACCGCTCCAGGGCCTCCCGGTCCCCTTCCTCCGCCGCCAGGTAGAGCGCATAGAAAGCGGCCAGCCGTTCGGGCCAGTCAGTGGCGCCGGTGGCGAAGTAGACCTTGTCCCCGTCCCGCTCCAGAAGCCCGGTTTCCAGCAAGGGATACAGGAACTGGAGGACGAAACCCTCCTGCGGGCCCAAAAGCGGCAACTGCGGCCAGTGGGGCATGGCCGGTAAGTACGCCCCGATCAGATTCAGAGCCGGCTCCGGTTCCGTGTACGGCAGGCTGCCGATACCGGTCGCGAGCCCTCCCGGTGCCCACATATTCAACCCCTCCGAAAACAAAAGCCAGCCCGGTTAAAGGCTGGCCTTGGAATAGACATCGCTACAGGGTGGCGGCGGGAACCACGTTGACTGTCTTACGGTCCTTACCCTTGCGCTGGAAACTGACATACCCGTCCGTCTTGGCGAACAGGGTGTCGTCGCCGCCGATCCCCACGTTGCGCCCGGGGTGGACCTTGGTCCCCCGCTGCCTAATGATAATGCTCCCGGCCGTGACAAACTGCCCGTCGCCCCGCTTGACTCCCAGGCGCTGGGCCCTCGAGTCCCGACCGTTCCTTGAGCTGCCTACTCCCTTCTTGTGGGCCATCGAACGTCACCTCCCCAATGGTCTATAGCTCAATCTTCTCTATAACTACCTGCGTGTATGGCTGACGGTGTCCCTGTTTGCGCCGGTAGTTCTTTTTTGCTTTGTATTTGAAAACAATAATTTTCCTTGCGCGCCCTTGCTTCTGCACCCGGCCGGTCACCCTGGCGCCCAGGACCAGCGGCCGGCCGATCTTCAAACCTTCCTCCGTGCTGACCAGAAGCACCCGGTCGAATACGACTTCCGCGCCGTCTTCAACCGCGAGTTTCTCAACCCGCACCGTATCTCCTTCGCGGACGCACAACTGTTTGCCGCCGGTTTCGATAATCGCGTACATGTTTACCCCCTTTATTACTCAATTACTCAAGGACTCGCCGGAAAGGGGTGGGTGCCCGTCACACCGCTTTGAAAACCCCTTCCGTGCGGTTATGCACGAATTACATTGTACCATTCACACAGTGGAAGATCAAGCCCAATCTTTCCGTTGGCCCTGAATCTTGCCGGTTCCGCCGCACTGCGGGCAGTTGGTCAGCAATAGCTCGGCCAGGCTCGGGTGGACCTTTTTTCTGGTCAGTTCCACCAGGCCCAGCCGGGTCAGCCCCATGATGTGGGTCCGCCGACGGTCCTTCTTGATTTCCTCGCCCAACACTTCGAGGACCCGGTTCCGATGCTCCTCGTGGCTCATGTCGATGAAGTCGATAATGATGATCCCGCCCAGGTTGCGCAACCGCAACTGCCGGGCGATCTCCACCGCCGCTTCCAGGTTCGTCTTGTAGACGGTGTCCTCCAGGTCCACCCGCCCGGTAAACCGGCCGGTATTCACGTCGATCACGGTCAGCGCCTCGGCCTGGTCGAAGATCAGGTATCCGCCGCACCGTAGCCAGGTCTTTCGCTGTAATGCTTTGTTGATCTCCTGGTTGACGTTGTAGGCCTCAAAAATATCCGGCTTGTCTTCCCAAAACACCCGGGACTTCAGTTGCGGGTTCACGGTGTCCAGGATGGTCAGGGACCGCGCGTAGCTGGTGAAGGAATCGAGCACCAGGCGCTCGATTTCTTCCGTGAACAGGTCCCGGATGATCCGCGGCAGGAGCCCGCATTCCCGGTACAGTAGTGACGGCGCCGCGGCGCCGGCCTCCCGTTTCTGAATGTCGCGCCAGAGCTTCTCCAGCTCCCGGATGTCGTCCGCCAGCACCTCCGCGGCGATCCCGCGGGCGGCGGTGCGCACGATCGCACCCATCCCCTCGGGCCGCGCCCGGTGCACCACTTCCCGGAGACGTTCCCGTTCGGACTCGTCCTCGATGCGCCGGGAGATGCCGACGTGGTTCACCGTCGGCATCAGCACCGTGTAATGTCCGGGCAAATTCACCCGCATGGTCACCCGGGGCCCCTTGTTCCCCAGGGGATCCTTGGCCACCTGCACGATGACCTCCTGGCCCGGGTGCAGAAGATCCCTGATTCCGGCGGCAGACTGATCCGCACGGGCGGACTGCGGCAACACGTCGTTCACATAAAGAAACGCGTTCCGGTCCAGCCCAACGTTTACGAACGCCGCCTCGATCCCGGGCAGCACATTCTCGACCACGCCTTTGAAAATGCTCCCGACCAGGCAAATCTCTTCATCCGGCTCAATATATACCTCCATCGGCACCCGGTTTTCCAGCAGCGCCACCCGCGTGGCGTTATCCCGAGTACTGACTATTATCTCTCTTTTCAGCACTGGCTGCCCCCCTTTAGAGGCTGGAAGTCGGATGCCGGAAGTCGGAAATCCAAAGCCGTCTTTCCCCCCTCGCGTGCTCGTCGGCACTGCCCCTCAAACTCCAATCGGTTCTCCGACCTCTGACCTCTGGCCTCTCACCTCTATATTAAATTTCATAGGTCCCAGAGAAGAAAGCCCTCCCGGGACAATACTGCGGTTCGTAAAACGGCAAAGTTTTCCGCATCCAGCCCCAGGTCAACCCCCAGGGCCTGCAAAACCTCATCCGGACGAACGTTCCGCGCCGAGCCGGCCTCAAGTTCCATAGTCAGTTCCAGTCGGTCACCATCGCTGCGGGCCCTCAGGCGGTGGATGCCCGGGCGGATGTTTTTCCGCCTGGTTCCCTTGGCAGTTTTCCGTTCGGTGACAATCTCCCCGCGGGCCAGGAAGCGGGCGAGTCCCTCCTCCACGTGTTCCGGTGACAACCCCCGGGGGAGTTTTCCTGCCGCCAGGTAGCAGGCCCGGCCCACCAGACTCATCAGGGGCGGGCCTGCGGCGCTGCGGGCCGCGACGGGCACGAGCCCGCCTGGCAGGTTCCGCCGCAACCGGTCCAACACTTCATCCGGAGATAGGTCGCCCTCCAGTTCCATGTCGACGTATTCCCGGCATCCACTGGTGCCGACCGGCAGGGGAGCGGCGAAGACCAGTTTCGGCCGCGGGTTGAACCCCTGACTGTACGCCAGCGGCAGGCCGGCCCGCCGGGCCGCGCGCTCAAAGGCCCGCATCACGTCTAAGTGCGACACGAAGCGTGCCTGCCCCTCCTGGCGGTATACGAGCCTAACCCGCGGCACCGCTGCCGGCCTCCGCCAGGCGGGGTTCTACTTCCAGCCTCGGACAGAGCCCGCACCCCGCACACTCCTGTCCCCGGCAGTCCGGCGTAGTCTCGCCCGCCAGGGCCCGCTGGTGCTCGGCCACCAGAAAATCCCGGTCCACCCCCGTATCCAGGTGATCCCACGGCAAAACGTCCGTGTACCGATACTCCCTGTAGGCGTAGGCACCCGGATCGATCCCGGTTTCGGAAAAGGCGCGCTGCCACAGGTCAAACCGGAAACACTCCCGCCACCCGTCCATGCGACAACCCAATTCCTGGGCCCGGGCCAGCGCGGGCCCCAACCTGCGGTCCCCTCGCGCGAATACGGCCTCCAGAAAACTTGCCTCCGGTTCGTGCCCGCGGTACACCAGGTTCTTGCCCTTGAGGGCGCCCTGCAGGAGGGTCTGCCTTTCCCGCAGTTCGGGCAGTGGGGTCTGGGCTTCCCACTGGAACGGGGTGTGTGGTTTGGGCACGAACGACGAAGTACTGACGGTGACGTTGAGGCGCCCTTTGGCTACCCCGCATTCCCGGCCCCGCTCCAAAACCCTCCGAGCCAGACGGGCAATCCCGGCGATGTCCTCCAGGGTCTCGGTCGGCAATCCCAACATGAAGTACAGTTTGACCCGGTACCACCCGGCCGTAAAAGCCGCCCCGACGGTCCGCAAAAGGTCCTCTTCCGTCACCTGCTTGTTGATCACGTCCCGCAGGCGCTGGCTTCCGGCCTCCGGAGCGAAGGTGAGACTGCTCTTGCGCACGACCTGCACCGCCCGGGCCAGCTCGACGGCGAAGGCGTCCACCCGCAGTGACGGCAGGGAAACGTTAACCTGTTCGCCTTGGTGGCGGTCCACCAGGGCCCCGACCAACTCCGGGATGCGGGAATAGTCGGTGGTGCTCAACGAGGTGAGGGAGAGTTCGTTATACCCGGTGTTTTTGAGCAGTTCCGCGGCCTGGACCAGGAGAGTCTCCGGGTTCTTTTCCCGCACCGGACGGTAAATCACCCCGGCCTGGCAAAAGCGGCACCCGCGGGTACAGCCCCGGAAGACCTCCAGCATCGCCCGATCGTGCACCACCTCCAGATAGGGAACAATTGGTCTGGTCGGGAAAGGCACCCGGTTCATGTCCTGCACCACCCGCTTTCGGACGCGGTCCGGGATCCCGGACTCGACGGGGCGAACCCCCGCGAGGGTGCCGTCGGGCGCGTACTCAGGCCGGTAAAACCGGGGTACGTACACCCCCGGAATGCTGGCCAGGGCCCGGAGTAATTCCTCACGGGATCTGCGGGCTTGATTGTGCTTCTGCACCACCTCGATCAGGTCGTGCAGGCCTTCTTCCCCTTCACCCAGGAACACCGCATCCAAAAAAGCCGCCAGGGGCTCCGGGTTGAAGGCACAGGGTCCGCCGGCGACGACCAGGGGCATTCCCGCCCGCCGGTCACGCGCGGCCAGTGGTATGCCCGCGAGGTCCAGCATGTTCAGGACGTTGGAGTAGCTTAGTTCGTATTGGAGGGTAAAGGCCACCACGTCGAAATCAGCCAGGGAACGGTGCGACTCCAGGGTAAAAAGGGACAAACCCTCCCGGCGCATCTCCCGCTCCATGTCGATCCAAGGAGCAAAGACGCGCTCCATCAGGGCATCCTCCCGGCTGTTCACCACGTGGTAGAGGATGTGGAGCCCCAGGTGGGACATGCCCACCTCGTATATGTCGGGAAATGCAAAGGCGATCCGAACCGGTGTTTTGTCCCAGTCCTTGACGACCGCGTTGAACTCGCCCCCCACATAGCGGGCCGGTTTTTCGACCCGGGCCAAAATACGCTCCAGACTGGTCATGCGGCCCCCCGGTGCTTAGAAACTGGTGCCCATGGTTTGCCTTAAGGGACACTAACTAGTAGTATATCCGAAACTGCAGTTGGTTCCCACTTTATTCTAGGCCCCGGGTCAAAAACCCTTTCGGATCCGGTCCAGGGACACGTTCGCTCCTTGCTCCAGGAGGGTCTTCACGATCTCCGTCTCGTCCACGACACCGGTGTGGCGGCCGTGCTCGTCCACGGTGTATACAAGGTGGTACCGCTGCGGCACGAAGAGCCGGGTGACGCGCCACACCGAAAGGTCCTGTCGGGCCACCAACATCTCACCTGGCAAAATCCCGTGCCGGTCCAGATCCCGGTTTTTTGTGGCCAGGTGCTGCGCGTACAGGTACGGTGCTTCCTGTTTTTCCCGGCGGGCAGCATAGTAAAGAAAGAGCCCGGTGGCAATAATGTCGAGCCCGGTGAATCCCCCCAGAAGGCCGGCTGTCCCCAAGACCGCAATCAGCCCCCCCCAGAACTGGCCGCAGACCGCCGTCCGGTGGGTGGCCGCCGGCAGGTTCATATTACGGGCTAGGTAAGCCCGATGCACGTGACCCCCGTCCAGGGGCAGTCCGGGAAGCACGTTGAAAAAAAACACCTGCAGATTACACTGGATGAAGAACGGGCCGTACATTTCGTGCCAGATGCCGTAGTGTCCGCACCCCAACGCCAGCGCGCAAAGCACCAGGTTGGCCATGGGGCCGGCGACCGCCACCACGATTTCTTTCCGGGGCTCAATGACCAACTCCCCGCTCATCCTAGCCACACCGCCGAAGGGCATCAGCTCTACTTCCTGCACGGGAATGCCATGGCGGCGGGCCATCCAGACGTGGGCCAGCTCGTGGGCAAGAACCACGACAAAGGCGATTAGGCCCTTGCCGAGAACCCCGGCGGCGAAATATACCCCTAGGAGCGCTAGAAACCAGTTATTGATGGAAAATACAATCCCGCTCACCCGGCAGATCCGCATGGGCGTCCCACTCCCCTTGCCTGTCCGTATAAAGTCGACTGCTACGGGTTTTAGGGGAAGGTGATTTTCTCCAGGGGATTAACCAGTGCCCCCTGCTCACGGAACTCGAAGTGCACACCCGGTCCCGGAAAGTCGCCTTTGTTGCCGACCTCAGCCAGAACCCGGCCTGCTTCAACCCGGTCGGCCTTGCGCACCTGGATGTTCTGCAGTTGGGCGTACAGGGTGTAAACTTCACTGCCATGGTCGATAAGAACATAGGGCCCGTAAGTCGGATTTTCCCCCACCTGCGATACCAATCCAGACATGACCGCCCGGACCGGTGTGCCGGCGGGCGCGCTGATATCCACTCCGGGATGGAAACGCTCCCGGTTGTCCACCGGGTCGACCACCCAGCCGAATTCGCGCACCACGGTACCGGGGACGGGGGGCAAGAGCCCGTTCGCCGGTACCGTCACCATCTCGGTGTCCCCGTCCGGCCGCTGCGGTACGGTGTCCAGGAACGGAAGATCGACGCTTACCGTCTGCAATCCCAGGCGGACCACCCGGTCCACCACCGGTTGGTAGTTCCATTCCGTAGTCAAAACGTACTGCAGTCCTTCCCGGACCTGAACCCCCAGCGGTACCTGGGTCTCCCGGATGGCCAGAAAAACCAGGAACAGAACTACCGCCGCCGTCACCCGGAAAAACCATTTTTGTTGGCTCCGGCCCGCCCGTGACCTGGGAGCGGCCGGTGGCAGAGGCCAATCCAGCCTCTTCTCGCGCGTGAACAGTCTCAACCTGTTCCCCTCCCCTTACTGAAGCTGTTATATCATATGAAGGTAATATCCAGATAATGACAAGCTTTGGGGGTGATGAAAAACGTCGTTAACGCACTTCTTTGACCTGTGTCACTCGAGATTCCCGGGGACTAATTTCAGTGATGGTCCGGGAGCGGAAGGTGACCGGGACCGGTATCGGCTGCACCACCGGCAGCCGTTCGGCCCGCATTACAATCAGGGCGCCGAAGGGCTTAAGGAATGGGCGGGCGATCCGGTCCAGGGTGGCGGCCATGTTGATCGAGAGGGAACCGGTCCAGGGAGGGAAGAACACACAAGTGCTCCAGACCAGGCGGCTCTGGCTCGTGTTCGCGGTCAGAACCGCTTTCATGCTCCAGGGGGAAAAGAACTGCGCGTGCGCGAAAACGCTCTCGCCGGTCCCGGCCCGCCGCCGGCGCTGCCACGCCCAGGGACTCCACGAATTCAAAACCCCTACCACCAGGCGGCCGCCCGGTTTCACCAGGCGCCACAGTTCCCGGACGGCGGCCTCCGGGTTGCCGGTGAACTCCAGGACCGTGAATGCGGTCACCAGGTCAAAAGAGAGGCTCGGAAAGGGCAAATTCTCCACGTCTGCCTGCATCAGGGTGATGTTCGCGTGTGACCGGGTCCGGTTACGGGCCACTTCCAGCATCCGGGGGGAGAGGTCCACACCGGTGACCACCAGCCCCTTTTCGGCCAACGCCAAGCTGAGCCGCCCGGTACCGCAACCCCCGTCCAGCGCCCTTTCTCCCGGCTTGGGCGCGGCGAGCCGCATGAAAAGACACATTTCCAGCTGGTCCACCTTGCGGCCCAGCGGGGTCTCGTACCAGGCATCATAGTCTTCGGCCACCCGGTCAAAGAGGGCCATGCAAAACCACTTCTATCCCATAAACATCAAAAGACAATGGTCTGTCGCCGCACCCACACGTTGCACAGAAGACCCAGCGCCGCCAGGGTGAACATCATGGAACTCGGTCCGTAACTGAAAAGCGGCAGCGTGATCCCGGTAACCGGCATTATCCCCGCCGCCATGCCCACGTTGGTCAGGATGTGGAAGGCCAGCATCGACACCACGCCGGTAGCCATCAGGGTGCCGCACAAATCCTTGGACTGCCCGGCGATCCGCAAACCCCGGTACAGAACGACGAAATAGAGCGTCAACAGGAAAACCACACCAACGAAGCCAAGTTCTTCGGCCAGCACCGAAAAAATGAAGTCGGTATGCTGTTCGGGCAGGAAGTTCAGCTGGTTCTGAGTGCCGCTGAAAAGCCCCCGGCCCCAGAGGCCCCCGGCGCCGATGGCGATCTGGGACTGGATCATGTGATAACCGTCCTTGTGCCAGTCGCTCCAGGGATCAAGAAAAATCGTCAACCGCGTGATCTGGTAGCTTTTGAGGGGAATCCAGATCCCGTAGTTCAAGTGCGCCCAGATCCAGAGCACCATCCCCGACAGCCCCGCCAGCGTCAGTCCCCCCAGCAGCAGCGGGCGGGCACCGGCGACGAAGAGCATTCCCAGGGTGATGGCAATGAATACGAGCGCTGTGCCCAGGTCGGGCTGCGCCAGAATCAACAACATCGGCACCCCGACGTAGGCGAAGGCCGGCAGGAGATCCCGGAAGCGGCTGAGCTGCCCCTCGCGCTCGGAAAGAAACACCGCCAGCCCAATGATCACCACCAGCTTGGCGAATTCTGACGGCTGGAACATCAACGGTCCGAGCTGTATCCACCGCCGAGCGCCTCCGGCCGAATGACCGACCGCGAACACCGCCAGGAGCAAGGCTAGGTTTACCACGTAGAGCAACCGCGTGTACCGGGCCAACTCCTCATAACGCCAGAAAAGGAAAAAACCAAACGCCGTCACTCCCAGGGTAATGCCCAAGAGCTGCTTCCACAAAAACCCGAAACCGGCTTCTCCTGGAAGGCTGGTCACCTGGGTGGCGCTGGTGACGGTGACCAGACCCAGCGCAATGATTGCCATCGCGGCCAGAATCAGGGTGTAATCGAGATTTTTAAGTATCTTCCTGTTGCGGCTGATTTCCCACACCCCGGCTTTTTCCCCCATTATAGCGGATACCCGGACAGCTAAAAAGGGGGGTTGCCCCCCCTGTTCTTTTCTCCGGCTAGATATTGGCGGCCCTTTTCATCTTCCTGATCGGAATGTTGGCCACCAGGGCCACTTGCTTGTCCACGTGTTCGAGGCTTACTTCCAATCCTTTGTCGTCTATTTCCATATACTTGGAAATCACTTCAACGATCTCGTTTTTCAGAAGTTGCAGCAGTTGTGGGGAAATGTCGGCCCGGTCGTGGATCAGCACCAGGCGCAACCGCTCTTTGGCAACATTCTTGCTGCCGGGACTTTCCCTGCCTAAAAGGCGGGCCAGGAAATCCAACACTGCCGTTCCTCCTTCCCGTAGCTTATCTAAATCCTATGATCTTCCGCAGTCGGTTGAAGAATCCTTCCCGGCCGTCCAAATTCATCAAGGGGACCGCCTCGCCCTGCATCCGGCGCACAATATTACGAAAGGCGCGCCCGGCTACCGATTGCTCGCTCACCACCACCGGTTCTCCCCTGTTGGTGGCTACAACCACGGCCTCATCATCCGGAATCACACCCAGAAGTTCGAGCCCGAGAATGTCGTGCATGTCCTCCAGGGTCATCATATCCCCGCGCTGAACCATTTGAATCCGCAGGCGGTTGATGATCAGTTTCGGATCCCTGATTTCGGCCTTGGATTCCAAGAGTCCCACCACCCGGTCGGCATCCCTGACCGCGGCGACCTCGGCGGCGGTAACCACGATCGCTTTTTCGGCCCCGGCGACCGCACTCTGGAAACCCTGTTCGATACCCGCCGGACAGTCGATAATCACGTAGTCAAAGTGCTCCCGCAGCTGCCCGCAGATATTACGAAGGTCATCCTCACTCACCGCCGACTTGTCCTTGGTCTGGGCAGTCGGAAGCAGGAACAGCAATTCACCAAACCGGCGGTCCTTAATCAGGGCTTGCCGCAAGCGGCACTTCCCCTCGATCACGTCGGTCAGGTCAAAAACGATCCGGTTTTCCATTCCCAGGACCACATCCAGGTTTCGGAGACCGGTGTCGGCATCGATCAGTACCACCTTATGCCCCAACATCGCCAACCCGGCCCCGATGTTGGCGGTGACCGTCGTCTTGCCAACCCCTCCCTTGCCCGAAGTCACCACAATAACTTCGCTCATTCCTCTAAGCTCCTCCCTTGGCCTCTAGTTTTTGCCCTGGCGCTCCCCGCCGGGCAGGAAGGTTTCAATAACCACAGTCCCGTCTCTTACCCTGGCAATCTCCGGTTGGTTGGGGTTGAATACTTCCCCGTCGGGTGAACGGGAAATGTGATCGGCAATACGCAACTGAGTGGGACGCAGGCGGAAAGCAACGATGACCGCCCGCTCGTCGCCCGCGGCACCCGCCTGTACCGTTCCCCGC is drawn from Candidatus Desulforudis audaxviator MP104C and contains these coding sequences:
- the rodA gene encoding rod shape-determining protein RodA yields the protein MGEKAGVWEISRNRKILKNLDYTLILAAMAIIALGLVTVTSATQVTSLPGEAGFGFLWKQLLGITLGVTAFGFFLFWRYEELARYTRLLYVVNLALLLAVFAVGHSAGGARRWIQLGPLMFQPSEFAKLVVIIGLAVFLSEREGQLSRFRDLLPAFAYVGVPMLLILAQPDLGTALVFIAITLGMLFVAGARPLLLGGLTLAGLSGMVLWIWAHLNYGIWIPLKSYQITRLTIFLDPWSDWHKDGYHMIQSQIAIGAGGLWGRGLFSGTQNQLNFLPEQHTDFIFSVLAEELGFVGVVFLLTLYFVVLYRGLRIAGQSKDLCGTLMATGVVSMLAFHILTNVGMAAGIMPVTGITLPLFSYGPSSMMFTLAALGLLCNVWVRRQTIVF
- a CDS encoding M50 family metallopeptidase; protein product: MRICRVSGIVFSINNWFLALLGVYFAAGVLGKGLIAFVVVLAHELAHVWMARRHGIPVQEVELMPFGGVARMSGELVIEPRKEIVVAVAGPMANLVLCALALGCGHYGIWHEMYGPFFIQCNLQVFFFNVLPGLPLDGGHVHRAYLARNMNLPAATHRTAVCGQFWGGLIAVLGTAGLLGGFTGLDIIATGLFLYYAARREKQEAPYLYAQHLATKNRDLDRHGILPGEMLVARQDLSVWRVTRLFVPQRYHLVYTVDEHGRHTGVVDETEIVKTLLEQGANVSLDRIRKGF
- the rplU gene encoding 50S ribosomal protein L21; translation: MYAIIETGGKQLCVREGDTVRVEKLAVEDGAEVVFDRVLLVSTEEGLKIGRPLVLGARVTGRVQKQGRARKIIVFKYKAKKNYRRKQGHRQPYTQVVIEKIEL
- a CDS encoding class I SAM-dependent methyltransferase gives rise to the protein MALFDRVAEDYDAWYETPLGRKVDQLEMCLFMRLAAPKPGERALDGGCGTGRLSLALAEKGLVVTGVDLSPRMLEVARNRTRSHANITLMQADVENLPFPSLSFDLVTAFTVLEFTGNPEAAVRELWRLVKPGGRLVVGVLNSWSPWAWQRRRRAGTGESVFAHAQFFSPWSMKAVLTANTSQSRLVWSTCVFFPPWTGSLSINMAATLDRIARPFLKPFGALIVMRAERLPVVQPIPVPVTFRSRTITEISPRESRVTQVKEVR
- a CDS encoding TIGR03936 family radical SAM-associated protein, encoding MPRVRLVYRQEGQARFVSHLDVMRAFERAARRAGLPLAYSQGFNPRPKLVFAAPLPVGTSGCREYVDMELEGDLSPDEVLDRLRRNLPGGLVPVAARSAAGPPLMSLVGRACYLAAGKLPRGLSPEHVEEGLARFLARGEIVTERKTAKGTRRKNIRPGIHRLRARSDGDRLELTMELEAGSARNVRPDEVLQALGVDLGLDAENFAVLRTAVLSREGFLLWDL
- a CDS encoding Rne/Rng family ribonuclease codes for the protein MLKREIIVSTRDNATRVALLENRVPMEVYIEPDEEICLVGSIFKGVVENVLPGIEAAFVNVGLDRNAFLYVNDVLPQSARADQSAAGIRDLLHPGQEVIVQVAKDPLGNKGPRVTMRVNLPGHYTVLMPTVNHVGISRRIEDESERERLREVVHRARPEGMGAIVRTAARGIAAEVLADDIRELEKLWRDIQKREAGAAAPSLLYRECGLLPRIIRDLFTEEIERLVLDSFTSYARSLTILDTVNPQLKSRVFWEDKPDIFEAYNVNQEINKALQRKTWLRCGGYLIFDQAEALTVIDVNTGRFTGRVDLEDTVYKTNLEAAVEIARQLRLRNLGGIIIIDFIDMSHEEHRNRVLEVLGEEIKKDRRRTHIMGLTRLGLVELTRKKVHPSLAELLLTNCPQCGGTGKIQGQRKDWA
- the rpmA gene encoding 50S ribosomal protein L27 — encoded protein: MAHKKGVGSSRNGRDSRAQRLGVKRGDGQFVTAGSIIIRQRGTKVHPGRNVGIGGDDTLFAKTDGYVSFQRKGKDRKTVNVVPAATL
- a CDS encoding TIGR03960 family B12-binding radical SAM protein, which produces MTSLERILARVEKPARYVGGEFNAVVKDWDKTPVRIAFAFPDIYEVGMSHLGLHILYHVVNSREDALMERVFAPWIDMEREMRREGLSLFTLESHRSLADFDVVAFTLQYELSYSNVLNMLDLAGIPLAARDRRAGMPLVVAGGPCAFNPEPLAAFLDAVFLGEGEEGLHDLIEVVQKHNQARRSREELLRALASIPGVYVPRFYRPEYAPDGTLAGVRPVESGIPDRVRKRVVQDMNRVPFPTRPIVPYLEVVHDRAMLEVFRGCTRGCRFCQAGVIYRPVREKNPETLLVQAAELLKNTGYNELSLTSLSTTDYSRIPELVGALVDRHQGEQVNVSLPSLRVDAFAVELARAVQVVRKSSLTFAPEAGSQRLRDVINKQVTEEDLLRTVGAAFTAGWYRVKLYFMLGLPTETLEDIAGIARLARRVLERGRECGVAKGRLNVTVSTSSFVPKPHTPFQWEAQTPLPELRERQTLLQGALKGKNLVYRGHEPEASFLEAVFARGDRRLGPALARAQELGCRMDGWRECFRFDLWQRAFSETGIDPGAYAYREYRYTDVLPWDHLDTGVDRDFLVAEHQRALAGETTPDCRGQECAGCGLCPRLEVEPRLAEAGSGAAG
- the minC gene encoding septum site-determining protein MinC; translated protein: MARQYALGGIEPPTKMVEGTLRSGQSVRFEGNVVILGDVNPGAEVTAAGNVIVMGVLRGTVQAGAAGDERAVIVAFRLRPTQLRIADHISRSPDGEVFNPNQPEIARVRDGTVVIETFLPGGERQGKN
- a CDS encoding M23 family metallopeptidase; amino-acid sequence: MRLFTREKRLDWPLPPAAPRSRAGRSQQKWFFRVTAAVVLFLVFLAIRETQVPLGVQVREGLQYVLTTEWNYQPVVDRVVRLGLQTVSVDLPFLDTVPQRPDGDTEMVTVPANGLLPPVPGTVVREFGWVVDPVDNRERFHPGVDISAPAGTPVRAVMSGLVSQVGENPTYGPYVLIDHGSEVYTLYAQLQNIQVRKADRVEAGRVLAEVGNKGDFPGPGVHFEFREQGALVNPLEKITFP
- the minD gene encoding septum site-determining protein MinD, encoding MSEVIVVTSGKGGVGKTTVTANIGAGLAMLGHKVVLIDADTGLRNLDVVLGMENRIVFDLTDVIEGKCRLRQALIKDRRFGELLFLLPTAQTKDKSAVSEDDLRNICGQLREHFDYVIIDCPAGIEQGFQSAVAGAEKAIVVTAAEVAAVRDADRVVGLLESKAEIRDPKLIINRLRIQMVQRGDMMTLEDMHDILGLELLGVIPDDEAVVVATNRGEPVVVSEQSVAGRAFRNIVRRMQGEAVPLMNLDGREGFFNRLRKIIGFR